One genomic segment of Rhinopithecus roxellana isolate Shanxi Qingling chromosome 6, ASM756505v1, whole genome shotgun sequence includes these proteins:
- the TAS2R3 gene encoding taste receptor type 2 member 3: MMGLTEGVFLIVCGTQFTLGILVNGFIGLVNGRSWFKTKRMSLSDFIIATLALSRIILLCIILTDSFLIVFSVNEHDSGIIMQIIDVFWTFTNHLSIWFATCLGVLYCLKIASFSHPTFLWLKWRVSRVLVWMLLGALLLSCGSTTSLINEFKLYSVLRGTEATRNVTEHFRKKRNEYYLIHVLGTLWYLPPLIVSLASYFLLIFSLGRHTRQMLQNSTSSREPSTEAHKRAIRIILSFFFLFLLYFLAFLIASFGHFLPKTKMAKMIGEVMTMFYPAGHSFIVILGNSKLKQTFVQMFQCESGHLKPGSKGPIFS; the protein is encoded by the coding sequence ATGATGGGACTCACCGAGGGGGTGTTCCTGATTGTGTGTGGCACTCAGTTCACACTGGGAATTCTGGTCAATGGTTTCATTGGTTTGGTCAATGGTAGGAGCTGGTTCAAGACCAAGAGAATGTCTTTGTCTGACTTCATCATTGCCACCCTGGCACTCTCGAGGATCATTCTGCTGTGTATTATCTTGACTGATAGTTTTTTAATAGTATTCTCTGTCAACGAACATGATTCAGGGATAATAATGCAAATTATTGATGTTTTCTGGACATTTACAAACCATCTGAGCATTTGGTTTGCCACTTGTCTTGGTGTCCTCTACTGCTTGAAAATTGCCAGTTTCTCTCACCCCACATTCCTCTGGCTCAAGTGGAGAGTTTCTAGGGTGCTGGTATGGATGCTGTTGGGTGCACTGCTCTTATCCTGTGGTAGTACCACATCTCTGATCAATGAGTTTAAGCTCTATTCTGTCCTTAGGGGAACTGAGGCCACCAGGAATGTGACTGAACACTTCAGAAAGAAGAGGAATGAGTATTATCTGATCCATGTTCTTGGGACTCTGTGGTACCTGCCTCCCTTAATTGTGTCCCTGGCCTCCTACTTTTTGCTCATCTTCTCCTTGGGGAGGCACACACGGCAGATGCTGCAAAATAGTACAAGCTCCAGAGAACCAAGCACTGAGGCCCACAAGAGGGCCATCAGAAtcatcctttccttcttctttctcttcttacttTACTTTCTTGCCTTTTTAATTGCATCATTTGGTCATTTCCTACCAAAAACCAAGATGGCTAAGATGATTGGCGAAGTAATGACAATGTTTTATCCTGCTGGCCACTCATTTATTGTCATTCTGGGGAACAGCAAACTGAAGCAGACATTTGTACAGATGTTCCAGTGTGAGTCTGGCCACCTGAAGCCTGGATCCAAGGGACCCATTTTCTCTTAG
- the SSBP1 gene encoding single-stranded DNA-binding protein, mitochondrial isoform X1: MFLLLCQKVTHVVLRQFVRHESETTTSLVLERSLNRVQLLGRVGQDPVLRQVEGKNPVTIFSLATNEMWRSGDSEVYQMGDVSQKTTWHRISVFRPGLRDVAYQYVKKGSRIYLEGKIDYGEYMDKNNVRRQATTIIADNIIFLSDQTKEKE; the protein is encoded by the exons ATGTTCCTGTTGCTGTGTCAGAAAGTCACTCATGTG GTACTTCGTCAGTTTGTAAGACATGAGTCCGAAACAACTACCAGTTTGGTTCTTGAAAGAT CCCTGAATCGTGTGCAGTTACTTGGGCGAGTGGGTCAGGACCCTGTCTTGAGACAGGTGGAAGGAAAAAATCCAGTCACGATATTTTCTCTAGCAACTAATGAGATGTGGCGATCAGGGGACAGTGAAGTTTACCAAATGG GTGATGTCAGTCAAAAGACAACATGGCACAGAATATCAGTATTCCGGCCAGGCCTCAGAGACGTGGCATATCAGTATGTGAAAAAGGG GTCTCGAATTTATTTGGAAGGGAAAATAGACTATGGTGAATACATGGATAAAAATAATGTGAGGCGACAAGCAACAACTATCATAGCTG ATAATATTATATTTCTGAGTGACCAGACGAAAGAGAAGGAGTAG
- the SSBP1 gene encoding single-stranded DNA-binding protein, mitochondrial isoform X2, translating into MFRRPVLQVLRQFVRHESETTTSLVLERSLNRVQLLGRVGQDPVLRQVEGKNPVTIFSLATNEMWRSGDSEVYQMGDVSQKTTWHRISVFRPGLRDVAYQYVKKGSRIYLEGKIDYGEYMDKNNVRRQATTIIADNIIFLSDQTKEKE; encoded by the exons aTGTTTCGAAGACCTGTATTACAG GTACTTCGTCAGTTTGTAAGACATGAGTCCGAAACAACTACCAGTTTGGTTCTTGAAAGAT CCCTGAATCGTGTGCAGTTACTTGGGCGAGTGGGTCAGGACCCTGTCTTGAGACAGGTGGAAGGAAAAAATCCAGTCACGATATTTTCTCTAGCAACTAATGAGATGTGGCGATCAGGGGACAGTGAAGTTTACCAAATGG GTGATGTCAGTCAAAAGACAACATGGCACAGAATATCAGTATTCCGGCCAGGCCTCAGAGACGTGGCATATCAGTATGTGAAAAAGGG GTCTCGAATTTATTTGGAAGGGAAAATAGACTATGGTGAATACATGGATAAAAATAATGTGAGGCGACAAGCAACAACTATCATAGCTG ATAATATTATATTTCTGAGTGACCAGACGAAAGAGAAGGAGTAG